A stretch of the Nitratireductor thuwali genome encodes the following:
- a CDS encoding BadF/BadG/BcrA/BcrD ATPase family protein produces MRYLVAVDGGGTGCRARIADPSGAVIGSGQSGPANAMTDPDRAAFNVIEAAELAAGAAGLAPDALSDAKAVIGLAGVNVGDYGERLRRRLPFAESMVLWDAEIAVRGALGPHDGAAAIVGTGSVFGARDGNAVRLVGGWGFLIGDQASGARLGRALLERTLLAHDGVGSGSALTDAVLKRFDGEAQEIVSFAHSVKPSEFAAFAPQIFQAAEAGDPIALEIVGEGVAAIEASLRAVMPRDCRRICMLGGLAAPYTPFLAESLKAMLHPAQGSALDGAMAIAVERFTGAWSAARS; encoded by the coding sequence TTGCGATACCTGGTGGCGGTAGACGGGGGAGGGACGGGATGCCGCGCGCGCATCGCCGATCCCTCGGGCGCCGTGATTGGCAGCGGCCAAAGCGGGCCTGCCAATGCGATGACGGATCCCGACAGGGCCGCCTTCAACGTGATCGAAGCAGCCGAACTGGCCGCCGGGGCGGCGGGCCTCGCGCCCGATGCGCTGTCGGACGCGAAAGCGGTGATCGGGCTGGCCGGGGTCAATGTCGGCGATTATGGCGAACGGCTTCGCCGCCGTCTGCCATTCGCCGAGAGCATGGTGCTCTGGGATGCGGAGATCGCGGTTCGCGGCGCGCTCGGCCCGCATGACGGTGCTGCGGCGATCGTCGGCACCGGCTCGGTCTTCGGCGCACGCGACGGCAATGCGGTGCGCCTTGTCGGCGGATGGGGCTTTCTCATCGGCGATCAGGCGAGCGGGGCACGGCTCGGCCGCGCCCTTCTGGAGCGCACGCTCCTTGCCCATGACGGCGTGGGCTCCGGCTCCGCGCTGACCGATGCGGTCCTGAAGCGTTTCGATGGCGAGGCGCAGGAGATCGTCTCCTTCGCCCATTCCGTCAAACCTTCCGAATTCGCGGCCTTCGCCCCACAGATATTCCAGGCGGCGGAGGCCGGCGATCCGATAGCGCTTGAAATCGTCGGTGAAGGTGTGGCCGCCATCGAGGCGTCGCTGAGGGCGGTGATGCCGCGCGATTGCCGCCGCATATGCATGCTGGGCGGCCTTGCCGCGCCCTATACCCCATTTCTGGCCGAAAGTCTCAAGGCCATGCTGCATCCCGCGCAAGGCAGCGCGCTGGACGGCGCGATGGCAATTGCGGTGGAGCGGTTTACCGGCGCATGGAGCGCGGCCCGGTCTTGA
- a CDS encoding ABC transporter substrate-binding protein: MKRAHLSILLMASTVLGMSGAAQAQDVTLTIESWRNDDLAIWQEKLIPAFEAQHPGINVEFSPSAPTEYNAALNAKLEAGSAGDLITCRPFDASLELYKKGQLADLSDLEGMRNFSDVAKSAWQTDDGSATFCVPMASVIHGFIYNKDAFEELGIEPPATEEEFFAVLDKIKEDGTYIPMAMGTKDLWEAATMGYQNIGPNYWKGEEGRLALIKGEQKLTDEPWVAPFETLARWRDYLGDGFEAQSYPDSQNLFTLGRAAIYPAGSWEISVFNEQADFEMGAFPPPVQAEGDTCYISDHTDIAMGMNADTEHPEEARTFLNWVASDEFATIYANALPGFFSLSSTPVEMEDPLAREFVSWREKCEPTIRSTYQILSRGTPNLENETWVAAANVINGTETPEEAAKRLQEGLASWYEPQQ, encoded by the coding sequence ATGAAACGGGCGCATCTATCGATTCTACTCATGGCCTCCACCGTGCTCGGCATGTCCGGCGCGGCCCAGGCCCAGGACGTGACGCTGACCATCGAGAGCTGGCGCAACGACGATTTGGCGATCTGGCAGGAGAAACTGATCCCCGCCTTCGAAGCCCAGCATCCGGGCATCAATGTCGAGTTCTCGCCTTCGGCACCGACCGAATACAACGCCGCGCTCAACGCCAAGCTCGAGGCGGGCTCGGCCGGCGACCTCATCACCTGCCGGCCGTTCGACGCGTCGCTGGAACTCTACAAGAAGGGCCAGCTTGCCGACCTCAGCGATCTTGAAGGCATGCGGAACTTCTCCGACGTCGCCAAGTCGGCCTGGCAGACCGACGACGGCTCCGCCACCTTCTGCGTGCCGATGGCCTCGGTCATCCACGGCTTCATCTACAACAAGGACGCCTTCGAGGAACTCGGCATCGAGCCGCCGGCCACCGAGGAAGAGTTCTTCGCCGTGCTCGACAAGATCAAGGAAGACGGCACCTATATCCCGATGGCCATGGGCACCAAGGATCTATGGGAAGCGGCGACCATGGGCTACCAGAATATCGGCCCCAACTACTGGAAAGGCGAGGAAGGCCGTCTGGCGCTCATCAAGGGCGAGCAGAAGCTGACCGACGAGCCATGGGTCGCGCCTTTTGAAACGCTGGCGCGCTGGCGTGACTATCTGGGCGACGGCTTCGAAGCCCAGTCCTATCCCGACAGCCAGAACCTGTTCACGCTCGGCCGCGCGGCGATCTATCCCGCCGGTTCGTGGGAAATCTCCGTCTTCAACGAGCAGGCCGATTTCGAGATGGGCGCTTTCCCGCCGCCGGTTCAGGCCGAAGGCGACACCTGCTACATCTCCGACCACACCGACATCGCCATGGGCATGAACGCCGATACGGAGCATCCCGAGGAAGCCAGGACCTTCCTCAACTGGGTCGCCTCGGACGAATTCGCCACGATCTACGCAAATGCCTTGCCGGGCTTCTTCAGCCTCTCCTCCACGCCGGTCGAGATGGAAGACCCGCTGGCCAGGGAATTCGTTTCCTGGCGCGAGAAGTGCGAGCCGACCATCCGCTCGACATACCAGATCCTGTCGCGCGGAACGCCCAACCTCGAAAACGAGACCTGGGTCGCGGCCGCCAATGTGATCAACGGCACCGAAACGCCCGAGGAAGCGGCCAAGCGCCTGCAGGAAGGCCTGGCAAGCTGGTACGAGCCGCAGCAATAG
- a CDS encoding carbohydrate ABC transporter permease encodes MAAAKKPVRWHIAVFLAPAVLIYTSVMILPLFGTLQLSLFGRGESGLIFVGFDNFRTLLFDPRWSASFWNALWNNTWFFIIHMAVQNPIGILLAALLSNPRLRLRGFYRTAIFVPTILSFVIVGFAWKLILSPLWGVAPSLLDMVGLRSLFEPWLGKEEYALTTLGLISVWQFIGIPMMLIYAALLSIPEELLEAAECDGITGMSQFWKIKLPLILPSIGIISVLTFVGNFNAFDLIYATQGAMAGPNFSTDILGTFLYRTFFGFQLQIGDPNMGATIASMMFLIILVGVCIYLFMIQTRLRRYQF; translated from the coding sequence ATGGCAGCCGCTAAGAAGCCGGTCCGCTGGCATATTGCCGTTTTTCTGGCTCCGGCCGTCCTGATCTACACATCGGTGATGATCCTGCCGCTCTTCGGCACGCTGCAGCTTTCGCTGTTCGGCCGCGGCGAAAGCGGGCTGATCTTCGTCGGTTTCGACAATTTCCGCACGCTCCTGTTCGACCCGCGCTGGTCGGCCAGTTTCTGGAACGCATTGTGGAACAATACCTGGTTCTTCATCATCCACATGGCGGTGCAGAACCCGATCGGCATCCTCCTGGCCGCCCTTCTTTCCAACCCCCGTCTGCGGCTGCGCGGCTTCTACCGCACGGCGATCTTCGTGCCGACGATCCTTTCCTTCGTAATTGTCGGCTTCGCCTGGAAGCTGATCCTCTCCCCGTTGTGGGGCGTGGCGCCCAGCCTGCTCGACATGGTCGGCCTCAGGAGCCTGTTCGAGCCGTGGCTCGGCAAGGAGGAATATGCGCTGACGACGCTCGGCCTGATCTCGGTCTGGCAGTTCATCGGCATTCCGATGATGCTGATCTATGCCGCGCTTCTTTCCATTCCCGAGGAGTTGCTTGAGGCGGCCGAATGCGACGGCATTACCGGCATGAGCCAGTTCTGGAAGATCAAGCTGCCGCTCATCCTGCCCTCCATCGGCATCATCTCGGTGCTGACCTTCGTCGGCAATTTCAACGCCTTCGACCTGATCTACGCCACCCAGGGCGCCATGGCCGGGCCCAACTTCTCGACCGACATCCTGGGCACGTTCCTCTACCGGACCTTCTTCGGGTTCCAGCTGCAGATCGGCGACCCGAACATGGGCGCGACGATCGCCTCGATGATGTTCCTCATCATCCTGGTCGGCGTCTGCATCTACCTCTTCATGATCCAGACGCGGCTGCGCCGCTACCAGTTTTGA
- a CDS encoding carbohydrate ABC transporter permease, with protein MSKARTSLPRSAAAHGVLLLYTAIALFPVIVIIINAFKSRQAIFRSPLSLPDADSFTLIGFETVLKQGDFLLYFQNSFIVTVASLACVLLFGAMAAFALAEYRFRGNPLMGLYLALGIMIPIRLGTVAILQLMVAGGLVNTLTALVLVYTAQGLPLAIFILSEFMKQVSDDLKNAGRIDGLSEYTIFFRLVLPLVRPAMATVAVFTMIPIWNDLWFPLILAPSEETKTITLGAQVFIGQFVTNWNAVLAALSLAILPVLVLYLIFSRQLIRGITAGAVK; from the coding sequence ATGAGCAAGGCACGCACATCCCTCCCCCGCTCGGCCGCAGCCCATGGCGTGCTGCTGCTCTACACGGCCATCGCGCTCTTCCCGGTGATCGTGATCATCATCAACGCCTTCAAGTCGCGGCAGGCGATCTTCCGCTCTCCCCTGTCGCTGCCCGACGCCGACAGCTTCACGCTCATCGGCTTCGAGACCGTGCTGAAGCAGGGCGACTTCCTGCTCTATTTCCAGAACAGCTTCATTGTCACCGTGGCTTCGCTCGCCTGTGTCCTTCTTTTCGGCGCGATGGCCGCTTTCGCGCTTGCCGAATACCGTTTCCGCGGCAATCCGCTGATGGGGCTCTATCTCGCGCTCGGCATCATGATCCCGATCCGGCTCGGCACCGTCGCCATATTGCAGCTGATGGTGGCGGGCGGCCTCGTGAACACGCTGACCGCGCTCGTGCTGGTGTACACGGCCCAGGGCCTGCCGCTTGCCATCTTCATCCTGTCGGAGTTCATGAAACAGGTCTCCGACGACCTCAAGAACGCCGGCCGCATAGACGGGCTGTCCGAATACACGATCTTCTTCCGGCTCGTGCTGCCGCTGGTGCGGCCGGCCATGGCGACCGTCGCCGTGTTCACCATGATCCCCATCTGGAATGATCTGTGGTTCCCGCTGATCCTGGCTCCGTCGGAGGAAACCAAGACGATCACGCTCGGCGCACAGGTCTTCATCGGCCAGTTCGTGACCAACTGGAATGCGGTGCTGGCGGCCCTGTCGCTGGCTATTCTGCCGGTGCTCGTTCTCTATCTCATCTTCTCCCGCCAACTCATCCGCGGAATCACAGCAGGAGCCGTCAAATGA